CCCGCGCGCTGGGCCGGCGGGCCTTATGGCGGCAATGTGGCCACGGTTTCCAATTCGCAACGCATCATAGGTTTGAGGCGCCCGATTCCCGGCACGGCCCGCCCTACGCGTCGTTCGTCATTCAGTCATTCGGATTTGATTCGACATTCCGATTTAGAAATTCGCCATTCCCCTAATCATCACTGATCACTCCGCACTCATCACTTCTGCCAATGCCTCGCACTCTCATCACCTCGGCACGTCTCATCGATCCCAGCCAGCAACTTGATCGCGTTACCAACTTGCTGATCGAGGATGGGCGGATTGCCGCATATGACGTGGCGCCGTCGGGCGATTGCGAGGTGATCGACGCCACGGGGTTGATCGCCGCGCCGGGCTTGATCGATATGCAGGTCCACTTGCGCGAGCCGGGGCGCGAAGAGGATGAAACGATCGCCTCCGGCACTGCTGCGGCGGCCGCCGGCGGGTTTACGGCGATCGCTTGCCTGCCCAGCACGGAACCGCCGATCGACACGCAAGCCACGGTCGAGTTCATTCAACATCAAGCGGCGCTCGCTGGTCATTGCCGCGTGCATGTCATCGGCTGCATCAGTAAGAACCGAGATGGGAAGGAACTCGCCGAGCTGGGGCAACTCGTGGCCGCCGGCGTCGTGGCGTTCAGCGACGGCGAGGAGCCGGTCTTCAATCCCGAATTGATGCGCCGCGCGTTCGAGTACGCGTTGATGTTCGATCGCCCGATCATCAATCACGCCGCCACGCTGGAGCGCAACAGCCCGGGCGTGATGCAC
The window above is part of the Planctomycetia bacterium genome. Proteins encoded here:
- a CDS encoding dihydroorotase, which translates into the protein MPRTLITSARLIDPSQQLDRVTNLLIEDGRIAAYDVAPSGDCEVIDATGLIAAPGLIDMQVHLREPGREEDETIASGTAAAAAGGFTAIACLPSTEPPIDTQATVEFIQHQAALAGHCRVHVIGCISKNRDGKELAELGQLVAAGVVAFSDGEEPVFNPELMRRAFEYALMFDRPIINHAATLERNSPGVMHEGMVSLVLGLSPMPAAAEDVMTSRDIALAEATGGRLHIAQVSTAGGVEIIRRGKKRNVRVTAAVSPHHLALTDEVLRSFDPNFKTNPPLRGQRDVESCIAGLVDGTIDVIASNHTPLAQEKKMQDLDLAPFGVVGLETALGIVITKLIEPGHLTWSQAI